From one Halosimplex rubrum genomic stretch:
- the rpl3p gene encoding 50S ribosomal protein L3, whose translation MPGTNRPRKGSLGFGPRTRAASETPRFNSWPDDDGQPGLQGFAGYKAGMTHVVLINDEPDSPREGMEETVPVTVIETPPMRAVALRAYEDTPYGQRPLTEVWADEFHGELDRTIDVPEDHDADAAEEEIRQAHEAGDLGDVRVITHTVPTGIAGVPRKKPEVMETRVGGGSLSDRLDFGLDLVADGGEHSMTDVFRAGEYADVAAVTKGKGTQGPVKRWGVQKRKGKHARQGWRRRIGNLGPWNPSRVRSTVPQQGQTGYHQRTELNKRLIDIGEGTDATVEGGFVNYGEVDGPYTLVKGSVPGPDQRVVRFRPAVRPNDQPRLDPEVRYVSTQSNQGGRGTAATTQED comes from the coding sequence ATGCCAGGAACGAACAGACCACGCAAAGGCTCGCTGGGCTTCGGCCCGCGTACGCGAGCGGCGAGTGAGACCCCGCGGTTCAACAGCTGGCCCGACGACGACGGCCAGCCGGGTCTCCAGGGCTTCGCCGGCTACAAGGCCGGCATGACACACGTCGTGCTGATCAACGACGAGCCCGACTCCCCCCGCGAGGGGATGGAGGAGACCGTCCCCGTGACGGTTATCGAGACGCCGCCGATGCGCGCGGTCGCGCTCCGAGCCTACGAAGACACGCCGTACGGCCAGCGTCCCCTCACGGAAGTGTGGGCCGACGAGTTCCACGGTGAGCTCGACCGGACCATCGACGTGCCGGAGGACCACGACGCTGACGCCGCAGAGGAAGAGATCCGACAAGCACACGAGGCCGGCGACCTGGGCGACGTGCGCGTCATCACGCACACCGTCCCCACCGGGATCGCCGGCGTCCCGCGCAAGAAGCCCGAGGTCATGGAGACCCGAGTCGGCGGCGGCTCGCTCTCCGACCGTCTCGACTTCGGTCTCGATCTCGTCGCCGACGGCGGCGAGCACTCGATGACCGACGTGTTCCGCGCCGGCGAGTACGCCGACGTGGCCGCGGTCACCAAGGGCAAAGGGACCCAGGGTCCCGTCAAGCGCTGGGGCGTCCAGAAGCGGAAGGGCAAACACGCCCGCCAGGGCTGGCGCCGACGCATCGGCAACCTCGGCCCGTGGAACCCCTCGCGCGTGCGCTCGACGGTCCCCCAGCAGGGCCAGACCGGCTACCACCAGCGCACCGAGCTGAACAAGCGCCTCATCGACATCGGCGAGGGCACCGACGCCACCGTCGAGGGCGGCTTCGTCAACTACGGCGAGGTCGACGGGCCGTACACGCTCGTCAAGGGCTCGGTCCCCGGTCCGGACCAGCGCGTCGTGCGCTTCCGGCCGGCGGTCCGCCCGAACGACCAGCCGCGCCTCGACCCCGAGGTCCGGTACGTCTCGACCCAGTCCAACCAGGGCGGGCGCGGGACCGCCGCGACCACACAGGAGGACTAA
- the rpl4p gene encoding 50S ribosomal protein L4 — protein sequence METTVRDLNGDDDGSVELPGVFETDLRPDLIRQAVHAAQANRKQDYGADDYAGMRTPAESQGSGRGMAHVPRENGQGARVPQTVGGRRAHPPKAEKDRGLDINTKEKKLAVRSAVAATTDAEVVAERGHDFDDDAELPLVVSDDFEDLVKTREVVDLLEALGVDADIERADEATVRAGRGTTRGRKYNRAKSILFVTSEEPSTAARNLAGADVTTAREVNAEDLAPGGDAGRLTVWTESAVAEVAER from the coding sequence ATGGAAACGACAGTACGCGACCTGAACGGCGACGACGACGGGAGCGTCGAGCTCCCCGGCGTCTTCGAGACGGACCTCCGGCCGGACCTGATCCGGCAGGCCGTCCACGCCGCGCAGGCCAACCGGAAGCAGGACTACGGAGCCGACGACTACGCCGGGATGCGCACGCCCGCCGAGTCCCAGGGGAGCGGCCGCGGTATGGCCCACGTCCCCCGGGAGAACGGTCAGGGGGCACGCGTTCCCCAGACCGTCGGCGGTCGCCGTGCGCACCCGCCGAAAGCGGAGAAAGACCGCGGGCTCGACATCAACACGAAAGAGAAGAAGCTCGCCGTCCGCTCGGCCGTCGCGGCCACGACGGACGCGGAAGTCGTCGCCGAGCGCGGCCACGACTTCGACGACGACGCGGAGCTCCCGCTCGTCGTCTCCGACGACTTCGAGGACCTCGTGAAGACCCGGGAGGTCGTCGACCTCCTGGAAGCGCTCGGCGTCGACGCCGACATCGAGCGCGCCGACGAGGCGACCGTGCGGGCCGGCCGCGGGACGACCCGCGGGCGCAAGTACAACCGCGCGAAGTCGATCCTCTTCGTGACGAGCGAGGAGCCCTCGACGGCCGCTCGCAACCTCGCGGGCGCGGACGTGACGACCGCACGCGAGGTCAACGCCGAAGACCTGGCGCCCGGCGGCGACGCCGGCCGCCTGACGGTCTGGACCGAATCCGCCGTCGCGGAGGTGGCCGAGCGATGA
- a CDS encoding 50S ribosomal protein L23 — protein sequence MNSVIKYPNMTEKAMDDLDFQNKLQFVVAGDATKPEIAEAVSEQFDVTVVNVTTQVQPDGEKKAYVELSEDDEAEDVASRIGVF from the coding sequence ATGAACTCGGTCATCAAGTACCCGAACATGACGGAGAAGGCGATGGACGACCTGGACTTCCAGAACAAGCTCCAGTTCGTCGTCGCCGGCGACGCGACCAAGCCGGAGATCGCCGAGGCGGTCTCCGAGCAGTTCGACGTCACCGTCGTGAACGTGACGACGCAGGTCCAGCCCGACGGCGAGAAGAAGGCGTACGTCGAGCTCTCGGAAGACGACGAGGCCGAGGACGTGGCCTCACGGATCGGGGTGTTCTAA
- a CDS encoding 50S ribosomal protein L2 → MGRRIQGQRRGRGTSTFRAPSHRYKAELSHRTVEDGDVVDGTVVDIEHDPARSAPVAAIEFEDGDQRLVLAPEGVGVGDRIQVGVSAEIAPGNTLPLAEIPEGIQVCNVEANPGDGGKFARASGVNAQLLTHDRNVAVVTLPSGETKRLDPDCRATIGVVAGGGRTEKPFVKAGNKHHKMKSRGSKYPTVRGVAMNAVDHPFGGGGRQHPGKPKSVSRDAPPGRKVGDISSRRTGRGGN, encoded by the coding sequence ATGGGACGACGAATCCAGGGGCAGCGACGCGGGCGCGGGACCTCCACGTTCCGGGCGCCGTCGCACCGCTACAAGGCCGAACTGTCGCACCGGACGGTCGAGGACGGCGACGTGGTCGACGGGACGGTCGTGGACATCGAACACGACCCGGCCCGCTCGGCGCCCGTCGCGGCCATCGAGTTCGAGGACGGCGACCAGCGCCTCGTCCTCGCCCCCGAGGGCGTGGGCGTCGGCGACCGCATCCAGGTCGGCGTCAGCGCGGAGATCGCCCCCGGGAACACGCTCCCGCTCGCGGAGATCCCGGAAGGGATCCAGGTGTGCAACGTCGAGGCCAACCCCGGCGACGGCGGGAAGTTCGCCCGCGCGTCGGGCGTCAACGCCCAGCTGCTCACCCACGACCGCAACGTCGCGGTCGTCACGCTCCCGTCGGGGGAGACCAAGCGGCTCGACCCCGACTGCCGCGCGACGATCGGCGTGGTGGCCGGCGGTGGCCGCACGGAGAAGCCGTTCGTCAAGGCAGGCAACAAGCACCACAAGATGAAATCGCGAGGGTCCAAGTACCCGACAGTTCGTGGTGTCGCGATGAACGCGGTCGACCACCCCTTCGGTGGGGGCGGTCGACAGCACCCCGGCAAGCCCAAGTCCGTCTCGCGGGACGCCCCGCCGGGTCGGAAGGTGGGCGACATCTCCTCGCGCCGCACCGGCCGAGGTGGTAACTGA
- a CDS encoding 30S ribosomal protein S19, whose translation MSSEYQIGHEGEFTYRGHTLDELQDMSLEDVAELLPARQRRSITRGLSVEKEKLLDEAREAGEEETANDPIRTHLRDMPIVPEMVGITFAVYTGQSFERVKVEPEMLGHYLGEFQLTRTSVEHGQAGIGATRSSKFVPLK comes from the coding sequence ATGAGTTCGGAATACCAGATCGGCCACGAAGGTGAGTTCACCTACCGTGGTCACACGCTCGACGAGCTGCAGGACATGAGCCTGGAGGACGTCGCGGAACTGCTGCCCGCTCGACAGCGGCGAAGTATCACGCGCGGCCTCTCCGTGGAGAAGGAGAAGCTGCTCGACGAGGCCCGCGAGGCCGGCGAAGAGGAGACCGCCAACGACCCCATCCGCACGCACCTGCGCGACATGCCGATCGTGCCGGAGATGGTCGGGATCACCTTCGCCGTCTACACCGGGCAGAGCTTCGAGCGAGTGAAGGTCGAGCCGGAGATGCTCGGTCACTACCTCGGCGAGTTCCAGCTGACACGGACCTCCGTCGAGCACGGCCAGGCCGGCATCGGGGCCACGCGCTCCTCGAAGTTCGTACCGCTCAAATAA
- a CDS encoding 50S ribosomal protein L22, with amino-acid sequence MGISYSVDADPETTAKAMLRERQMSHKHSKAIAREIKGKTAGDAVEYLQAVIDEEQSVPFRQHNSGVGHRNDIDGWDAGRYPEKASEGFLDLLENAVGNADEQGFDGENMEIMHVAAHKVGESQGRKPRAMGRASPWNSPQVDVELILEEPEGEN; translated from the coding sequence ATGGGAATCAGCTACTCAGTCGACGCCGACCCGGAGACCACGGCGAAAGCGATGCTTCGGGAGCGTCAGATGAGCCACAAGCACAGCAAGGCCATCGCCCGCGAGATCAAGGGCAAGACGGCCGGCGACGCCGTCGAGTACCTGCAGGCGGTCATCGACGAGGAGCAGTCGGTGCCGTTCCGCCAGCACAACTCGGGCGTCGGTCACCGAAACGACATCGACGGCTGGGACGCCGGCCGCTACCCCGAGAAGGCCAGCGAGGGCTTCCTCGACCTGCTCGAGAACGCCGTCGGCAACGCCGACGAGCAGGGCTTCGACGGCGAGAACATGGAGATCATGCACGTCGCCGCCCACAAGGTCGGCGAGTCTCAGGGCCGCAAGCCCCGCGCGATGGGTCGCGCTTCGCCCTGGAACTCCCCGCAGGTCGACGTCGAACTGATCCTCGAAGAGCCGGAGGGTGAGAACTGA
- a CDS encoding 30S ribosomal protein S3, giving the protein MADEQQFIEDGLQRTQIDEFFGDELGRAGYGGMEVAKTPMGTQIVLKAEKPGMVIGKGGKNIRKITTELEERFDLEDPQVDVQEVDEPDLNARIVADRLANALERGWYFRKAGHTTIDRIMESGAKGAEIVLSGKVTGARSRVEKFNRGYIKHNGEPAEEIVDHGIGTAVMKLGTIGVQVKIIPPEAELPDDFEVYEDMEVEDYVEDVDDESVEELLEGEPDEDDAEPVTESEADDEPAEPDVDEEVIEEAAEETEEFDDVDVPDDEDIEDELEGLDEAVDEELDEETEAEAEELVEEMEDADEAEDEDDESAADADEEGDDE; this is encoded by the coding sequence ATGGCCGACGAACAGCAGTTCATCGAGGACGGCCTCCAGCGCACCCAGATCGACGAGTTCTTCGGCGACGAACTGGGTCGCGCGGGCTACGGCGGCATGGAAGTCGCCAAGACCCCGATGGGCACCCAGATCGTCCTGAAAGCCGAGAAGCCCGGGATGGTCATCGGCAAGGGCGGGAAGAACATCCGCAAGATCACGACGGAGCTCGAGGAGCGGTTCGACCTCGAGGACCCGCAGGTCGACGTCCAGGAAGTCGACGAGCCGGACCTCAACGCCCGGATCGTCGCCGACCGCCTGGCCAACGCCCTCGAACGCGGCTGGTACTTCCGCAAGGCCGGTCACACCACGATCGACCGGATCATGGAGTCCGGCGCGAAGGGCGCCGAGATCGTCCTCTCCGGGAAGGTCACGGGCGCCCGCTCGCGCGTGGAGAAGTTCAACCGCGGGTACATCAAGCACAACGGCGAGCCCGCCGAGGAGATCGTCGACCACGGTATCGGCACCGCGGTCATGAAGCTCGGCACCATCGGCGTGCAGGTGAAGATCATCCCGCCCGAGGCCGAGCTCCCCGACGACTTCGAGGTCTACGAGGACATGGAAGTCGAGGACTACGTCGAGGACGTCGACGACGAGTCCGTCGAGGAGCTCCTCGAGGGCGAGCCCGACGAGGACGACGCCGAACCGGTGACCGAGTCCGAGGCCGACGACGAGCCGGCCGAGCCCGACGTCGACGAGGAGGTCATCGAAGAGGCCGCCGAGGAGACCGAGGAGTTCGACGACGTGGACGTGCCCGACGACGAGGACATCGAGGACGAACTCGAAGGCCTCGACGAGGCCGTCGACGAGGAGCTCGACGAGGAGACCGAGGCGGAAGCCGAGGAGCTCGTCGAGGAGATGGAAGACGCCGACGAGGCCGAGGACGAAGACGACGAGTCCGCGGCCGACGCCGACGAGGAGGGTGACGACGAATGA
- the rpmC gene encoding 50S ribosomal protein L29 — protein MTVLYTEEIRDMTPAEREAELEELETELLNDRAVKAAGGAPENPGRIKELRKAIARIKTIQNEEGDFEESE, from the coding sequence ATGACCGTCCTCTACACCGAGGAGATCCGCGACATGACGCCCGCCGAGCGAGAGGCGGAGCTGGAGGAGCTGGAGACGGAACTCCTGAACGACCGCGCCGTCAAGGCCGCGGGCGGCGCCCCGGAGAACCCGGGTCGCATCAAGGAGCTCCGCAAGGCCATCGCGCGGATCAAGACGATTCAGAACGAAGAAGGCGACTTCGAGGAGTCCGAGTAA
- a CDS encoding ribonuclease P protein component 1: protein MLAPETLTRHELVGLTARVRAGDNPDLLDIEGRVVAETTNTLGIEREGDESSDGRTAGERADRVATVPKAGTTFEFTLPGADGAAELVTVEGRRLVARPARRTEKSGDSKWR, encoded by the coding sequence ATGCTGGCACCCGAGACGCTCACGAGACACGAACTGGTCGGGCTGACCGCTCGCGTCCGCGCGGGCGACAACCCCGACCTGCTCGACATCGAGGGCCGCGTCGTCGCGGAGACGACGAACACCCTCGGCATCGAGCGCGAGGGCGACGAGTCCTCGGACGGCCGGACGGCCGGCGAGCGAGCGGATCGGGTGGCGACGGTCCCCAAGGCGGGGACCACCTTCGAGTTCACGCTCCCCGGGGCGGACGGCGCCGCGGAACTCGTGACCGTCGAGGGGCGCAGGCTGGTCGCACGGCCTGCACGACGAACGGAGAAATCTGGTGATAGCAAATGGCGCTAG
- a CDS encoding 30S ribosomal protein S17 yields the protein MALGLNVQEPDAACDDDNCPFHGTLSVRGQTIEGTVASTDMDKTVVVEREYDVPVPKYDRLMKRRSRVPAHAPECLDIDEGETVTIAECRPLSKTKSHVVVSREGGDD from the coding sequence ATGGCGCTAGGATTGAACGTACAAGAACCCGACGCGGCCTGTGACGACGATAACTGCCCGTTCCACGGCACGCTGAGTGTCCGCGGGCAGACGATCGAGGGCACAGTCGCGTCGACCGACATGGACAAGACCGTCGTCGTCGAGCGAGAGTACGACGTGCCGGTGCCGAAATACGACCGCCTGATGAAACGGCGGAGCCGTGTTCCGGCCCACGCACCGGAGTGCCTCGACATCGACGAGGGCGAGACAGTGACGATAGCGGAGTGTCGACCGCTCTCGAAGACGAAGAGCCACGTGGTCGTTTCCCGCGAGGGAGGTGACGACTGA
- a CDS encoding 50S ribosomal protein L14 — translation MEAMKADVTQGLEKGSLINCADNTGARELKVISTAGYSGAKNRHPKAGIGDKVTVSVTKGTPEMRRQVLEAVVVRQRKPIRRPDGTRVKFEDNAAVVVDDNEDPRGTELKGPIAREVAERFGSVASTATMIV, via the coding sequence ATGGAGGCGATGAAGGCAGACGTGACCCAGGGCCTGGAGAAGGGCTCGCTGATCAACTGCGCTGACAACACCGGCGCACGCGAACTCAAGGTCATCTCCACCGCCGGCTACTCGGGAGCGAAGAACCGCCATCCGAAGGCGGGTATCGGTGACAAGGTCACCGTCTCGGTCACGAAAGGGACCCCGGAGATGCGGCGGCAGGTGCTGGAGGCGGTCGTCGTCCGCCAGCGCAAGCCGATCCGCCGCCCGGACGGCACCCGCGTGAAGTTCGAGGACAACGCGGCGGTCGTCGTCGACGACAACGAGGACCCCCGCGGCACGGAACTGAAAGGACCGATCGCCCGCGAGGTCGCGGAGCGATTCGGGTCGGTCGCCTCGACGGCGACGATGATAGTATGA
- the rplX gene encoding 50S ribosomal protein L24 has product MSKQPRKQRNDDAAAPLHERHEKVRATLADDLRDEYGQRNVRVNEGDTVEVLRGDFAGETGEVVDVDLSETAVRVEDVTVEAADGEEVPRPVDASNLRVTDLTLEDDRRQERLESEEDSA; this is encoded by the coding sequence ATGAGCAAGCAACCACGCAAACAGCGGAACGACGACGCTGCGGCGCCGCTGCACGAGCGCCACGAGAAGGTCCGGGCCACGCTGGCCGACGACCTCCGTGACGAGTACGGGCAGCGAAACGTGCGCGTCAACGAGGGCGACACGGTCGAGGTGCTGCGCGGCGACTTCGCCGGCGAGACCGGCGAGGTGGTCGACGTGGACCTCTCGGAGACCGCGGTCAGGGTCGAAGACGTGACGGTCGAGGCGGCGGACGGCGAGGAGGTTCCCCGTCCGGTCGACGCCTCGAACCTGCGGGTCACGGACCTGACACTCGAGGACGACCGGCGCCAGGAGCGTCTCGAATCGGAGGAGGACAGCGCATGA
- a CDS encoding 30S ribosomal protein S4e, giving the protein MTKHQKRLSVPNSWPIERKTETFTVKADSGPHGEAGVPLLIVLRDVLGYADTRKETRYALDQDSVLINGKAVSDEERPVGMFDILAFVERDEYYRVFPGDGGRLALTPIDAEAADSALGKIVNKQHVPGGDVQLTLHDGQTLTVDEGAPYDGGDSVVVSNDDGEIVAHFEYEEGALVTAVDGAHAGEVGTVETIQVTPGSASNNVIVEQDDTDGFETVEEYVVVIDENFTDDEGEGPEDVTEEAAADVEEGGDDE; this is encoded by the coding sequence ATGACGAAACATCAGAAGCGACTCTCGGTGCCGAACAGCTGGCCGATCGAGCGCAAGACCGAGACGTTCACCGTCAAGGCCGACTCCGGTCCCCACGGCGAGGCGGGGGTTCCCCTGCTCATCGTCCTGCGGGACGTGCTCGGCTACGCGGACACCCGCAAGGAGACGCGCTACGCCCTCGACCAGGACAGCGTCCTGATCAACGGCAAGGCGGTCTCCGACGAGGAGCGTCCGGTCGGGATGTTCGACATCCTGGCGTTCGTCGAGCGCGACGAGTACTACCGCGTGTTCCCCGGCGACGGCGGTCGGCTCGCGCTGACCCCGATCGACGCCGAGGCCGCGGACTCCGCGCTCGGCAAGATCGTGAACAAGCAACACGTCCCCGGCGGCGACGTGCAGCTGACGCTGCACGACGGGCAGACGCTGACCGTCGACGAGGGCGCCCCCTACGACGGCGGCGACTCCGTGGTCGTCTCGAACGACGACGGCGAGATCGTCGCTCACTTCGAGTACGAGGAGGGCGCGCTGGTGACGGCCGTCGACGGCGCCCACGCGGGCGAGGTCGGCACGGTCGAGACCATCCAGGTCACGCCCGGCAGCGCCTCCAACAACGTGATCGTCGAGCAGGACGACACTGACGGCTTCGAGACGGTCGAAGAGTACGTCGTCGTCATCGACGAGAACTTCACCGACGACGAGGGCGAGGGCCCCGAGGACGTGACCGAGGAGGCCGCGGCCGACGTCGAGGAAGGAGGTGACGACGAATGA
- a CDS encoding 50S ribosomal protein L5: MSSESESGSEFHEMREPRVEKVVVHMGVGEGGRELANAEEILEDVVGQQPVRTQAQATVGEFGVRQGDPIGAKVTLRADDAREFLETALGLADLSESQFDDTGNFSFGVEEHTDFPSQEYDPNTGIYGLDVTVNLVRPGYRVSKRDKASRQIPSSHRLDVADAVAFVEGAFDVEVSE; the protein is encoded by the coding sequence ATGAGCTCGGAGAGCGAATCCGGCTCGGAGTTCCACGAGATGCGCGAACCGCGCGTCGAGAAGGTCGTCGTCCACATGGGCGTCGGCGAGGGCGGTCGCGAGCTCGCGAACGCCGAGGAGATCCTGGAGGACGTGGTGGGCCAGCAGCCGGTCCGCACGCAGGCCCAGGCGACCGTCGGCGAGTTCGGCGTCCGCCAGGGCGACCCGATCGGGGCGAAGGTCACCCTTCGCGCCGACGACGCTCGCGAGTTCCTGGAGACGGCTCTAGGTCTCGCGGACCTCTCGGAGTCGCAGTTCGACGACACCGGCAACTTCAGCTTCGGCGTCGAGGAACACACCGACTTCCCGAGCCAGGAGTACGACCCGAACACCGGCATCTACGGGCTGGACGTGACGGTCAACCTGGTCCGGCCGGGCTACCGCGTATCGAAGCGAGACAAGGCGTCCCGACAGATCCCGTCGAGCCACCGGCTGGACGTGGCGGACGCGGTCGCGTTCGTCGAGGGGGCGTTCGACGTGGAGGTGAGCGAATGA
- a CDS encoding 30S ribosomal protein S14, with protein MSESETDEPETGEQVAKRTGQLESCQRCGREQGLVGKYDIWLCRQCFREISRSMGFRKYS; from the coding sequence ATGAGCGAGAGCGAGACAGACGAGCCCGAAACCGGCGAGCAGGTAGCAAAGCGGACCGGCCAGCTGGAGTCCTGTCAGCGCTGCGGGCGCGAGCAGGGACTGGTCGGCAAGTACGACATCTGGCTGTGTCGCCAGTGCTTCCGAGAGATCTCGCGAAGCATGGGATTCAGGAAGTACTCATGA
- a CDS encoding 30S ribosomal protein S8 encodes MTGNDPLANALSGIDNAESVGHLDHEVSPASNEIGSVLEVFYDRGYIDGFEFVDDGKAGQFEVELKGAINECGPVLPRYSAGADEFEKWEKRFLPARDYGTLVVTTSHGIMSHYEAREEGIGGQVIAYVY; translated from the coding sequence ATGACAGGAAACGACCCACTCGCCAACGCACTCTCGGGCATCGACAACGCCGAGAGCGTCGGGCATCTCGACCACGAGGTATCACCCGCCTCGAACGAGATCGGCAGCGTGCTCGAGGTCTTCTACGACCGCGGGTACATCGACGGCTTCGAGTTCGTCGACGACGGCAAAGCCGGTCAGTTCGAGGTCGAACTGAAAGGAGCGATCAACGAATGTGGCCCGGTCCTGCCCCGCTATTCGGCGGGCGCCGACGAGTTCGAGAAGTGGGAGAAGCGATTCCTCCCCGCCCGTGACTACGGGACGCTCGTCGTCACGACCAGCCACGGGATCATGAGCCACTACGAGGCCCGCGAGGAGGGCATCGGTGGCCAGGTCATCGCGTACGTATACTGA
- a CDS encoding 50S ribosomal protein L6 — translation MPRTELQIPDEASAEMDHLELTVEGPNGSVTRRLWYPDVSVSVDGDTVVVESDEDDAKTMSTLGTFESHVRNMFHGVTEGWEYEMEVFYSHFPMQVDVEGEEVVIENFLGERAPRRTEIHGDTDVSVSEEQITLSGPDVEAVGQTAADIEQLTRVTDKDVRIFQDGVYITQKPTRGDA, via the coding sequence ATGCCACGCACAGAACTACAGATTCCAGACGAGGCGAGCGCCGAGATGGACCACCTCGAGCTGACGGTCGAGGGGCCCAACGGCAGCGTGACCCGACGGCTCTGGTACCCCGACGTGTCGGTCTCGGTCGACGGTGACACCGTCGTCGTCGAGAGCGACGAGGACGACGCGAAGACGATGTCGACGCTGGGGACCTTCGAGAGCCACGTTCGGAACATGTTCCACGGCGTCACCGAGGGCTGGGAGTACGAGATGGAAGTCTTCTACTCTCACTTCCCGATGCAGGTCGACGTCGAGGGCGAGGAAGTCGTCATCGAGAACTTCCTCGGCGAGCGCGCGCCGCGCCGCACCGAGATCCACGGGGACACGGACGTGTCGGTCTCCGAGGAACAGATCACGCTGTCCGGTCCCGACGTGGAAGCCGTCGGCCAGACGGCCGCGGACATCGAACAGCTGACCCGCGTCACGGACAAGGACGTCCGCATCTTCCAGGACGGGGTCTACATCACACAGAAGCCGACCCGAGGTGACGCCTGA
- a CDS encoding 50S ribosomal protein L32e has product MADDNPEQEPQTDADADEEALPQDTAEDDELGESEPAESEDDLAEEAAADDEFEELEDISGVGPSRASDLEDAGYDTVDDVRGASQEELADVVGNALAARIKADVGGLEVAEETEAEVEEEETEAAEESEEPAEDVETEMRPRIEVDFEPDIDENTERLLNERRTTSMPQFNRQDHHKKKRVSTSWRKPRGTLSKQRIGIKGKGDTVQAGFRTPTAVRGLHPSGFEEVRVHNLDDLEDVDGDTEAVRIASKVGGRKRERIEDECEDREIRVLNPTYEEVEVDD; this is encoded by the coding sequence ATGGCAGACGACAACCCCGAACAGGAACCCCAGACGGACGCCGACGCCGACGAGGAGGCGCTCCCGCAGGACACGGCAGAAGACGACGAACTCGGCGAGTCGGAGCCGGCCGAGAGCGAGGACGACCTCGCCGAGGAGGCCGCGGCCGACGACGAGTTCGAGGAGCTGGAAGACATCAGCGGCGTCGGGCCCTCGCGAGCTTCCGACCTCGAAGACGCCGGCTACGACACCGTCGACGACGTGCGCGGCGCCAGCCAGGAGGAGCTCGCCGACGTGGTGGGCAACGCCCTGGCGGCCCGCATCAAAGCCGACGTGGGCGGTCTCGAAGTCGCCGAGGAGACCGAGGCGGAGGTCGAAGAGGAGGAGACCGAAGCCGCCGAGGAGTCCGAGGAACCGGCCGAAGACGTCGAGACCGAGATGCGCCCGCGCATCGAGGTCGACTTCGAGCCGGACATCGACGAGAACACCGAACGGCTGCTCAACGAGCGGCGGACGACGAGCATGCCGCAGTTCAACCGGCAGGACCACCACAAGAAAAAGCGCGTCTCGACCTCGTGGCGCAAGCCCCGGGGGACGCTCTCGAAGCAGCGGATCGGTATCAAGGGCAAGGGCGACACCGTTCAGGCGGGCTTCCGCACGCCGACGGCGGTGCGCGGCCTGCACCCCTCGGGCTTCGAGGAGGTTCGCGTCCACAACCTCGACGACCTCGAAGACGTGGACGGCGACACCGAGGCCGTCCGCATCGCCTCGAAGGTCGGCGGTCGCAAGCGCGAGCGCATCGAGGACGAGTGCGAGGACCGGGAGATCCGCGTCCTCAACCCAACCTACGAGGAGGTCGAAGTCGATGACTGA
- a CDS encoding 50S ribosomal protein L19e encodes MTDLSAQKRMASDVLDVGENKIWLDPERQGELAEAITREDIRELVDEGAIRAEAPKGNSRGRARERQEKRAYGHQKGQGSRKGTAGGRENQKEKWQSQIRAQREKLRELRDSDEISKSRYRELYDRASGGEFDSVADIERTLEDN; translated from the coding sequence ATGACTGACCTGAGCGCACAGAAGCGAATGGCATCCGACGTGCTCGATGTCGGCGAGAACAAGATCTGGCTCGACCCCGAACGCCAGGGCGAACTCGCCGAGGCGATCACCCGCGAGGACATCCGCGAACTCGTCGACGAGGGCGCCATCCGCGCCGAGGCCCCGAAGGGCAACTCACGCGGTCGCGCCCGCGAGCGACAGGAGAAACGCGCCTACGGCCACCAGAAGGGCCAGGGCTCCCGGAAGGGGACCGCGGGCGGCCGCGAGAACCAGAAGGAGAAGTGGCAGTCGCAGATCCGCGCACAGCGCGAGAAGCTCCGCGAGCTGCGCGACTCGGACGAGATCTCCAAGTCTCGCTACCGCGAACTCTACGACCGCGCGAGCGGCGGGGAGTTCGACAGCGTCGCGGACATCGAACGAACACTGGAGGACAACTAA